One stretch of Nicotiana tabacum cultivar K326 chromosome 18, ASM71507v2, whole genome shotgun sequence DNA includes these proteins:
- the LOC107770104 gene encoding serine/threonine-protein kinase PBL34 yields MGLGGDGVKGESWDVKKKKGRVEESGCWIKLWFIGSCISSRSKVDSSISGITTRCESKSTNDTSIDQIVAPIISSTTTSNASTSKLEEELKVFSRLRKFAFNDLKLATRNFRPESLLGEGGFGCVFKGWIEENGTAPVKPGTGLTVAVKTLNHDGLQGHKEWLAEVNFLGDLIHPNLVKLIGYCIEDDQRLLVYEFMPRGSLENHLFRRSLPLPWSIRMKIALGAAKGLAFLHEEAERPVIYRDFKTSNILLDADYNAKLSDFGLAKDGPEGDKTHVSTRVMGTYGYAAPEYVMTGHLTSKSDVYSFGVVLLEMMTGRRSMDKNRPNGEHNLVEWARPHLGERRRFYKLIDPRLEGHFSIKGAQKAAQLAARCLSRDSKARPMMSEVVEALKPLPNLKGMASSSYYFQTMQADRIGSSPNTRNGLKTQGSFSRNGQQQPRSLSIPNGSHASPYRHQLPQNSPKPNGEA; encoded by the exons ATGGGATTAGGTGGTGATGGTGTAAAAGGGGAGTCTTGGgatgtaaagaaaaaaaaagggcgAGTGGAGGAGAGTGGCTGTTGGATTAAGTTATGGTTTATTGGTAGCTGTATTTCTTCAAGATCTAAAGTTGATAGCTCCATCAGTGGCATCACCACTCGCTGCG AAAGTAAATCCACAAATGATACAAGCATAGACCAGATTGTTGCTCCAATTATTTCTTCCACGACCACAAGTAATGCTTCCACCTCCAAGCTCGAAGAGGAACTTAAAGTGTTTTCACGGCTTCGGAAGTTTGCATTCAATGATTTGAAGCTGGCCACAAGAAACTTCAGACCAGAATCCCTTCTTGGTGAAGGAGGTTTTGGCTGCGTCTTCAAGGGGTGGATTGAAGAGAATGGGACAGCACCTGTTAAACCAGGGACAGGGCTTACAGTTGCTGTGAAAACTCTAAATCATGATGGGCTTCAGGGTCACAAAGAATGGCTG GCTGAAGTAAATTTTCTTGGTGACCTCATTCATCCCAATCTAGTTAAACTGATTGGTTATTGTATTGAAGATGATCAAAGGCTGCTAGTTTATGAATTTATGCCTCGAGGAAGCTTGGAGAACCATCTGTTCAGAA GGTCCCTGCCTCTTCCATGGTCCATCCGGATGAAGATAGCTCTGGGTGCTGCAAAAGGTCTTGCTTTTCTTCATGAGGAAGCAGAAAGACCAGTGATATACCGTGATTTCAAAACATCCAACATTCTGCTAGATGCG GATTACAATGCCAAACTTTCTGATTTTGGACTTGCCAAAGACGGTCCAGAGGGCGACAAGACCCATGTTTCTACTCGTGTCATGGGCACATATGGATATGCAGCTCCAGAGTATGTTATGACAG GACATTTGACATCAAAGAGTGATGTCTACAGTTTTGGTGTAGTTCTGCTTGAAATGATGACAGGTAGGAGATCAATGGACAAGAACCGGCCAAATGGGGAGCATAACCTTGTTGAGTGGGCGCGGCCACATTTGGGTGAAAGAAGAAGGTTTTATAAATTAATAGATCCTAGACTTGAAGGTCATTTTTCTATAAAAGGTGCGCAGAAAGCTGCACAGTTAGCTGCTCGATGCCTTAGCcgggattccaaagctagacctATGATGAGTGAAGTGGTTGAAGCCTTGAAGCCTTTGCCGAACCTCAAGGGCATGGCCAGCTCCTCGTACTATTTTCAGACCATGCAAGCTGACCGAATTGGATCAAGCCCAAATACAAGAAATGGCCTTAAAACGCAGGGATCATTCTCAAGGAATGGACAACAGCAACCAAGAAGTCTTTCAATTCCAAATGGTTCTCATGCTTCTCCATACCGTCATCAACTTCCTCAGAATTCACCAAAGCCAAATGGCGAAGCATAG